A single region of the Spirosoma linguale DSM 74 genome encodes:
- a CDS encoding conserved hypothetical protein (KEGG: dar:Daro_2922 hypothetical protein) has translation MTHVLLLVLLGLVAGALSGLIGIGGGIIIVPALVLLFGFSQITAQGTALATLIPPVGLLAAYAYYREGAIDLHAAIWIAAGFLIGGFLGAKIATAIPVNLLTKGFALLLVFIAVKLWFGGAH, from the coding sequence ATGACACATGTCCTGCTCTTAGTACTGCTGGGTCTGGTGGCCGGGGCGCTGAGTGGCCTGATCGGCATCGGAGGCGGCATCATCATCGTACCGGCCCTGGTACTGCTGTTCGGCTTCTCACAGATCACCGCGCAGGGAACGGCCCTGGCGACATTGATTCCCCCCGTAGGCCTGCTGGCCGCTTACGCGTATTACCGCGAGGGGGCCATCGATCTGCACGCGGCCATCTGGATTGCGGCTGGCTTTCTAATCGGTGGTTTTCTGGGAGCCAAAATCGCTACGGCCATTCCGGTCAACCTGCTGACCAAAGGCTTTGCCCTGCTGCTCGTCTTTATCGCCGTGAAACTGTGGTTCGGGGGTGCTCACTAA
- a CDS encoding hypothetical protein (KEGG: dac:Daci_5301 hypothetical protein) encodes MTMKTLHHPAQPWWLMHLHNVCYALMGVALLIHPTETSPLRTGLLGGLLLLAGICTLTLGMRRRQRGDTDNLWFILSSGRDIIFGIWLLAVMNQPMGAMINTIGLWAIIYAFLQAIEANFYFLGTRANEDKDYWVEVIHFACVFIAGGFAFLLIMRPDGLTASLGYVGLFLVGLGLVQELLTRMLQRDATRYVN; translated from the coding sequence ATGACCATGAAAACCCTACATCACCCTGCTCAGCCCTGGTGGCTCATGCACCTGCACAACGTTTGTTACGCGCTGATGGGCGTCGCCCTGCTCATTCACCCGACGGAAACCTCACCCCTGCGGACCGGGCTGCTAGGTGGCCTATTGCTGCTGGCAGGCATCTGCACGCTGACGCTGGGCATGCGCCGTCGGCAGCGGGGTGACACCGATAACCTGTGGTTCATTCTCTCCAGCGGTCGCGACATCATTTTCGGTATCTGGCTGCTGGCGGTGATGAATCAGCCGATGGGCGCCATGATTAACACCATCGGATTGTGGGCCATCATCTACGCCTTTTTGCAGGCCATCGAAGCCAACTTCTATTTTCTGGGTACCCGCGCCAACGAAGACAAAGACTACTGGGTCGAAGTCATTCACTTCGCCTGCGTCTTCATCGCCGGGGGCTTTGCCTTCCTGCTCATCATGCGCCCCGACGGACTGACGGCCAGCCTGGGCTACGTGGGGCTGTTTCTGGTGGGGCTAGGGTTGGTGCAGGAACTCCTCACCCGGATGCTTCAGCGCGATGCCACCCGTTACGTTAACTAA
- a CDS encoding Cytochrome-c oxidase (PFAM: cytochrome c oxidase subunit I~KEGG: bur:Bcep18194_C7361 cytochrome-c oxidase), producing the protein MTTDQLPVTAPTATGHEPHSFWTRYVFSTDHKTIAKQFLLTGMAWAVIGGGASMLIRLQLGFPSLHLPILHALLGRYTSESGQLTPDGYLGLVSMHGAIMMFFVLTAGLSGTFSNLLIPLQIGARDMASGFINRLSYWFFFAASAVMFSVFLVETGPPEGGWTVYPPLSALPQASGGSGLGMVLYLLAFAFFVVSTLLGGINYIATVINYRTRGMSMSRLPLTVWAFLFTAIIATMAFPVLLSAFLLLFFDNSMGTSFFLSEIYVGGQALPETGGSPILYQHLFWFLGHPEVYIIFLPALGIASEVIATNARKPIFGYRAMILSMGAIVFLSFVVWAHHMFVSGMNPFLGSIFMFLTLVIAVPSAVKGFNYITTLWRGNIRFTPAMLFAIGLVSFLFTGGVTGIVLGNSVLDIQLHDTYFVVAHFHLIMGSASFFGTMAGIYHWYPKMFGRMMSAKWGYVHFWLTFVGVYLVFFPMHYLGIAGFPRRYYAFTSYDFTHAFSDMNAFISLAAFVTFGAQFIFLVNFFWSMFRGKRAPQNPWHSNTLEWTTPIVPPHGNWPDELPLVYRWPYDYSKPGAPDDFIPQTVPYALTPESNLPHEQALVSAERELSLVQNRA; encoded by the coding sequence ATGACAACGGATCAACTTCCCGTGACCGCGCCGACGGCGACCGGCCACGAACCACACTCGTTCTGGACCCGCTACGTCTTCAGCACCGACCACAAGACGATTGCCAAACAGTTTCTACTGACGGGCATGGCCTGGGCCGTGATTGGCGGGGGAGCATCCATGCTTATCCGGCTTCAACTGGGCTTTCCCAGTCTGCACCTGCCCATTCTGCACGCGCTGCTGGGCCGCTACACGTCCGAGTCAGGGCAGCTCACCCCCGACGGCTACCTGGGGCTGGTGTCGATGCACGGGGCTATTATGATGTTTTTCGTGCTGACGGCGGGGCTGAGCGGCACGTTCAGCAACCTGCTCATTCCACTTCAGATTGGTGCCCGGGATATGGCGTCCGGTTTCATCAATAGGCTTTCCTACTGGTTTTTCTTTGCGGCCAGCGCGGTCATGTTTTCCGTGTTTTTAGTCGAAACGGGGCCACCCGAAGGGGGCTGGACGGTTTACCCACCCTTGAGCGCGCTACCTCAGGCATCGGGTGGGTCGGGGCTGGGTATGGTGCTATATCTGCTGGCCTTCGCCTTCTTCGTCGTCTCCACGCTGCTTGGGGGCATCAACTACATCGCCACGGTGATCAACTATCGTACGCGGGGGATGTCAATGAGCCGCCTGCCGCTGACGGTCTGGGCGTTTCTGTTCACCGCCATCATCGCTACGATGGCCTTTCCTGTGCTGCTGTCGGCATTTCTGCTGCTATTTTTCGACAACTCGATGGGCACTAGTTTCTTTCTCAGCGAGATATACGTGGGCGGGCAGGCGCTGCCCGAAACGGGTGGCTCACCCATTCTCTACCAACATCTGTTCTGGTTTCTGGGACACCCCGAAGTCTACATCATCTTTCTACCCGCCCTGGGGATTGCCTCCGAAGTCATCGCTACCAACGCCCGAAAACCCATTTTCGGATACCGGGCTATGATTCTTTCGATGGGAGCCATTGTTTTTCTGTCGTTCGTGGTTTGGGCGCATCATATGTTCGTGTCGGGCATGAATCCGTTTCTGGGGTCGATCTTCATGTTTCTGACGCTGGTGATTGCCGTGCCCTCAGCGGTAAAAGGCTTTAACTACATCACCACCCTGTGGCGGGGCAACATTCGCTTTACCCCCGCCATGCTATTCGCTATTGGGCTGGTATCGTTTCTATTCACCGGGGGCGTAACGGGCATCGTGCTGGGCAATTCAGTGCTCGACATTCAGTTGCACGACACCTATTTCGTGGTCGCCCACTTCCACCTGATTATGGGGTCGGCTTCGTTTTTCGGCACGATGGCGGGTATTTATCATTGGTATCCCAAGATGTTTGGCCGGATGATGAGTGCCAAATGGGGCTACGTGCATTTCTGGCTGACATTTGTGGGAGTATACCTGGTCTTTTTTCCCATGCATTACCTGGGCATTGCGGGCTTTCCGCGTCGGTATTACGCCTTCACCAGCTACGATTTTACCCACGCCTTTAGTGATATGAACGCCTTTATCAGCCTGGCGGCTTTCGTCACCTTCGGCGCGCAGTTCATTTTTCTGGTCAACTTTTTCTGGAGTATGTTCCGGGGAAAGCGCGCCCCGCAAAACCCCTGGCACTCGAATACACTCGAATGGACGACGCCCATCGTGCCGCCCCACGGCAACTGGCCGGACGAGCTGCCGCTGGTGTACCGCTGGCCCTACGACTACAGCAAACCCGGGGCGCCCGACGATTTCATTCCGCAGACGGTACCCTATGCGCTGACGCCCGAATCGAACCTGCCCCATGAGCAGGCGCTGGTGTCGGCGGAGCGTGAACTGAGCTTAGTTCAGAATCGGGCATAA
- a CDS encoding conserved hypothetical protein (KEGG: tbd:Tbd_2270 hypothetical protein), with protein MKTLLIALLMTTPLLTDAQTTTDTLYVYGPGGPLGPMNECATLFGEQTGHPVKVIAGPEANWLPQAQQRADLFFGGSEYMLTQLTAAHPDLIDAGSRTELYRRAAAILVRPGNPKGIKTLRNLTRPGITLLDVNGAGQLGLWEDLAGRQKLIGGIQANIGQSFANSALGIAAWKQDSRYDAWITYSSWHNRLTAETDLVRLPAAETVYRGTPVALSKTTRQPAIVRQFVDFLRSEAGHGIFKKWGWD; from the coding sequence ATGAAAACTCTGTTAATCGCCCTGCTGATGACGACACCCCTGCTGACCGATGCCCAAACCACGACCGACACGCTGTACGTTTACGGCCCCGGCGGACCACTGGGTCCCATGAATGAATGCGCTACGCTGTTTGGCGAGCAAACCGGCCACCCGGTTAAAGTAATTGCTGGGCCCGAAGCCAACTGGCTCCCGCAGGCGCAGCAGCGGGCCGACCTGTTCTTTGGTGGCTCGGAATATATGCTGACCCAACTGACAGCCGCCCACCCTGACCTCATCGACGCCGGTAGCCGCACGGAACTCTACCGCCGGGCCGCAGCCATCCTGGTCCGTCCGGGCAACCCCAAAGGCATCAAGACCCTGCGCAACCTGACCCGCCCTGGTATTACGCTACTGGACGTCAACGGAGCGGGGCAACTAGGGCTGTGGGAAGATCTTGCCGGGCGGCAGAAGCTGATTGGCGGCATTCAGGCCAACATCGGCCAGTCGTTTGCCAATTCAGCACTGGGCATTGCCGCCTGGAAGCAGGACAGCCGCTACGATGCCTGGATCACCTACTCGTCGTGGCACAACCGGCTGACGGCCGAGACGGACCTAGTGCGGTTGCCCGCTGCGGAAACGGTTTACCGGGGCACGCCCGTTGCCCTGAGCAAAACGACTCGCCAACCCGCTATAGTCCGGCAGTTTGTCGATTTTCTGCGCTCCGAAGCTGGGCATGGAATATTTAAAAAATGGGGCTGGGACTAA
- a CDS encoding glycoside hydrolase family 28 (PFAM: glycoside hydrolase family 28~SMART: Parallel beta-helix repeat~KEGG: ent:Ent638_2115 glycoside hydrolase family protein) yields the protein MLLACSPQAQSNPTPTSVTLHLLADGTTDQAKSLQQTIDSCGATGGGTLIVPAGRYLISPISLCSRVNLQLASGATLLASTNAADYTPKLPNLINGDSLTDVSLTGTGTIDGNGAVWWQRFIDSGKTLNRPRLIYLTRSRNVTIDGLTLINSPSFHLVPSQCQNVTIQNLTITAPSDSPNTDGIDPANCTHVLIQNCTIDNGDDNIAIKGGRSNGQIVQPCQDIQIRNCRFLHGHGLSVGSETSSGVSSVSVTNCTFTGTTNGIRIKSQPGLGGAIQNLSYSQITMTNVTNPLIIDLAYSLNNNNGYASDIPSVSGLTIDQLSVTGAKNAGSLVGLTNSLLQNLTLSNLQISAQTGLVLQNARNITMSAYRIQVSSGQSVIAQNATGTGF from the coding sequence ATGCTGTTAGCCTGTAGTCCGCAGGCTCAATCAAATCCTACTCCCACGTCGGTAACGCTTCACCTATTAGCCGACGGCACAACTGATCAGGCCAAATCCCTGCAACAAACCATTGACTCCTGCGGAGCGACCGGGGGTGGTACGCTGATTGTACCAGCCGGAAGATACCTGATCAGTCCTATCAGCCTGTGCAGCCGCGTTAATTTGCAACTGGCTTCAGGAGCCACGCTACTGGCCAGTACCAACGCGGCCGACTATACTCCTAAACTACCCAACCTAATCAATGGCGATTCCCTGACCGACGTGAGTCTAACCGGGACAGGTACCATTGACGGTAATGGGGCCGTCTGGTGGCAACGGTTTATCGACAGTGGTAAAACCCTGAACCGGCCACGCCTGATTTACCTGACCCGCTCCAGAAACGTAACCATCGATGGGCTGACGCTGATTAATTCGCCGTCGTTTCATCTGGTTCCCAGTCAGTGCCAGAACGTAACGATTCAGAACCTGACCATCACCGCCCCGTCCGACTCCCCCAACACGGACGGCATCGACCCGGCCAACTGCACCCACGTCCTGATCCAGAACTGCACCATTGACAATGGCGACGATAACATTGCTATCAAAGGCGGACGCAGTAATGGGCAGATCGTTCAACCCTGCCAGGATATCCAGATTCGGAACTGCCGGTTTCTGCACGGGCATGGCTTATCAGTAGGGAGTGAAACCTCCAGTGGGGTATCGAGTGTCTCGGTAACCAACTGCACGTTCACCGGTACGACCAATGGTATTCGCATTAAGTCGCAACCAGGATTGGGCGGGGCCATTCAGAACCTGTCGTACAGTCAGATTACCATGACCAACGTGACTAATCCGTTGATCATCGATCTGGCCTATTCGCTCAATAATAACAATGGCTACGCGAGTGACATCCCGTCGGTGTCGGGCCTGACCATCGACCAACTAAGTGTGACGGGCGCCAAAAACGCGGGGAGTCTGGTAGGGTTGACCAATAGCCTGCTCCAGAACCTGACTTTATCAAACCTGCAAATCAGCGCCCAGACGGGACTGGTGTTGCAAAACGCCCGCAATATAACGATGAGCGCCTACCGTATTCAGGTTAGCAGTGGGCAGTCGGTCATTGCTCAGAACGCTACGGGTACTGGCTTTTGA
- a CDS encoding acriflavin resistance protein (PFAM: acriflavin resistance protein~KEGG: mca:MCA1935 AcrB/AcrD/AcrF family protein): protein MIEPPTVSEPVRRPDQPKRSYFEVFSRPILFTGVLLLLAGIYAYTRMQTNLFPEVLFPRVSIIADNGQQPIDRMMITVTKPLESAVKKVNGVTIVKTSTSRGSCTIDVFFEWGQNIYTQKTQVESRINEIRNFLPPGVNLSIEAMNQSLFPVYGFTLESDRTALGRHGLVALRDKANLLVRPIFSQVPGISNVVVRGGKAKEVVILPDAVKMASVNLSISALMTAINANNSVLSNGYMVDYRRLYLTLTDTRVLDVDALGALIVKNDGTRIVHLSEVARIEVQEQQQEFLVVNANGHQAVQIDLVKQPGINLIDFAKNAEAKAVEINRILPKGMHVKPYYNQSAFVGDSIHSVIKTIYEGLILAILVMIVFLRSWRASMVVLLTIPVTLAFTVLVLFVVGITINIMSLGAIAASIGLIIDDAIVIIEQIYRGHEEEPRKNKFAVVQEAIHTLFPAMVGSSLSTIVIHFPFRLMSGLAGSFFRELSDTMQITMVCSFLVTWLLLPVLHLLISFKLPGPRSAKNAKPIDEAANVRQLSWLTNLFTKPLISLVFVGLLGVGTWWSYSRLETGFLPDLDEGTIVLDYFTPPGTSIQETDRILREAEKVIATHPDVATYSRRTGIRMAFKGVPPNFGDYSIQLKSSRTKTTVEVIDQLRTRIHAVEPVLAISFGQRIADLLGDLMSTSQPIEIKLFGDNYALLQRLSKQASGILEKVPGIVDVNDGLVEAGPSLVFEPDQEKLSQYKIGLTDFQTQLTAYTGGVALGPNAAQPVPSPAQAALTAGIQVGSFQDGEQMRRMVLRFSNFTANDLDKMRNVLIFLPDGTTRPLSFFCTVSVLAGEIEQRREDLKSTVVLTARLDARDLGSAIKEIQTQFTQKLPLPQGYTIGYGGAYSEQQQSFRELLLILTLASLLVLAVLMFLFKDWWLSVLVLVLSLLGITGCIAALFLTNIPLNVSSYTGIIMIVGIIAENAIFTVNQFEHTLARTGDVEASVNYAIALRLRPKLMTAIGAILALMPLALGFGLGAQMQQPLAVAVIGGFVVGLPLLLLVLPTLLRLLYDWKNSMSVHPL from the coding sequence ATGATCGAACCACCAACCGTATCGGAGCCCGTTCGTCGACCCGACCAACCCAAACGGTCGTATTTCGAGGTGTTTAGCCGCCCCATTCTGTTTACGGGCGTGTTGCTGCTGCTGGCGGGTATCTACGCCTACACTCGGATGCAGACCAATCTGTTTCCCGAAGTGTTGTTTCCGCGCGTGTCCATCATTGCCGACAATGGGCAGCAGCCCATCGACCGGATGATGATTACGGTTACCAAACCCCTGGAAAGCGCCGTGAAAAAGGTCAATGGGGTAACCATCGTGAAAACCAGCACCAGCCGGGGTAGTTGCACCATTGACGTGTTTTTTGAGTGGGGGCAGAATATCTACACCCAGAAGACGCAGGTGGAAAGTCGCATCAACGAGATTCGTAATTTTCTGCCACCCGGGGTGAACCTGTCCATCGAAGCCATGAACCAGTCCCTGTTTCCGGTCTATGGATTCACGTTGGAAAGTGATCGGACCGCGCTAGGTCGACACGGACTGGTGGCGTTGCGTGACAAGGCGAACCTGTTGGTCCGGCCTATCTTCTCCCAGGTACCCGGCATTTCCAATGTCGTGGTGCGGGGTGGCAAGGCCAAGGAGGTTGTCATTCTGCCCGATGCAGTCAAAATGGCCTCGGTCAATCTATCGATTTCGGCGCTGATGACGGCCATCAATGCCAACAACAGTGTCCTTTCTAACGGGTATATGGTCGATTACCGACGACTCTATCTGACCCTGACTGATACCCGTGTGCTGGATGTCGATGCATTAGGGGCACTGATTGTCAAAAATGACGGCACCCGGATTGTTCATCTGTCCGAAGTGGCCCGCATCGAAGTCCAGGAGCAGCAGCAGGAATTTCTGGTAGTCAATGCCAACGGCCATCAGGCAGTTCAGATTGATCTGGTCAAACAGCCAGGTATCAATTTGATTGATTTCGCCAAAAACGCTGAGGCTAAAGCCGTTGAAATAAACCGGATTCTGCCCAAAGGCATGCACGTCAAGCCGTACTATAATCAATCGGCTTTCGTGGGCGATAGCATTCACAGCGTAATTAAAACGATCTATGAAGGGTTGATTCTGGCTATTCTGGTGATGATCGTCTTTTTGCGATCCTGGCGGGCCTCAATGGTGGTGCTACTGACCATTCCTGTTACGCTGGCTTTTACGGTGCTGGTACTGTTCGTAGTGGGCATTACGATTAACATTATGTCGCTGGGGGCCATAGCAGCCTCAATCGGTTTGATCATCGATGATGCCATTGTTATTATCGAGCAGATTTACCGGGGACATGAAGAGGAACCCAGGAAGAATAAATTTGCCGTCGTGCAGGAAGCAATTCATACCCTTTTTCCGGCCATGGTTGGCTCTTCGCTCAGTACCATCGTCATTCACTTTCCGTTCCGATTGATGAGTGGACTGGCCGGTAGTTTCTTCCGGGAACTGTCGGATACGATGCAGATCACAATGGTTTGCTCATTTCTGGTAACCTGGCTTCTGCTGCCGGTGCTGCATCTGCTAATTAGCTTTAAGCTGCCGGGGCCGCGTTCGGCGAAAAATGCCAAACCGATTGACGAGGCCGCCAACGTTCGTCAGCTAAGCTGGCTGACGAACCTGTTCACCAAACCGCTAATCTCCCTCGTATTTGTGGGGTTACTGGGTGTTGGTACCTGGTGGTCTTACAGTCGATTGGAAACGGGCTTTCTGCCCGATCTGGATGAAGGCACGATCGTACTGGATTACTTTACGCCCCCGGGTACGTCCATTCAGGAAACGGACCGGATACTGCGGGAAGCGGAAAAAGTCATTGCTACCCATCCCGATGTAGCTACCTATTCACGCCGAACGGGTATCCGCATGGCCTTTAAGGGCGTCCCCCCCAATTTCGGTGACTATTCCATTCAACTCAAATCGAGCCGTACGAAAACTACGGTCGAGGTCATTGATCAATTGCGCACGCGCATTCACGCCGTGGAGCCGGTTTTAGCTATCTCCTTTGGTCAGCGCATTGCCGACTTGCTGGGTGATTTGATGAGCACCTCCCAGCCAATTGAGATCAAGCTGTTTGGCGATAATTATGCACTGCTTCAGCGTTTATCCAAACAGGCATCGGGAATACTCGAAAAGGTGCCGGGCATCGTCGATGTGAACGATGGTCTGGTGGAAGCGGGGCCATCACTGGTCTTCGAGCCAGATCAGGAAAAATTAAGTCAGTATAAGATTGGGCTAACCGATTTTCAAACGCAGTTAACAGCCTATACGGGCGGGGTGGCCCTGGGACCTAATGCTGCCCAGCCAGTCCCATCACCGGCACAGGCCGCGCTAACGGCGGGTATTCAGGTGGGTTCGTTTCAGGACGGGGAGCAGATGCGTCGGATGGTACTTCGGTTTTCCAACTTTACTGCGAATGATCTGGATAAAATGCGCAACGTGTTGATCTTTCTGCCCGATGGCACCACACGCCCCCTATCGTTTTTCTGTACCGTGAGCGTACTGGCGGGTGAAATAGAGCAGCGCCGGGAGGATCTTAAATCGACTGTTGTGCTCACGGCCCGGCTGGATGCACGTGATCTAGGTAGCGCCATTAAAGAGATTCAGACCCAATTTACTCAGAAATTACCCTTACCACAAGGCTATACGATCGGCTACGGCGGAGCCTATTCGGAACAACAACAATCTTTCAGAGAATTGCTATTGATTCTGACACTGGCCTCACTGTTGGTGCTGGCCGTTCTGATGTTCTTATTCAAAGACTGGTGGCTGTCAGTGCTGGTGTTAGTGTTGTCGCTACTAGGAATTACAGGTTGTATTGCGGCTCTTTTTCTGACGAATATTCCCCTGAACGTCAGTAGTTATACCGGTATTATCATGATCGTGGGAATCATTGCGGAGAACGCCATTTTTACCGTCAATCAGTTTGAGCACACGCTGGCCCGCACCGGCGACGTGGAGGCATCGGTTAACTACGCCATTGCTTTGCGATTGAGACCTAAACTGATGACAGCCATTGGTGCCATTCTGGCCTTAATGCCCTTGGCCCTTGGTTTTGGACTAGGAGCTCAGATGCAGCAGCCCCTGGCCGTAGCCGTCATTGGGGGCTTTGTCGTGGGGCTGCCGCTGCTATTACTGGTTTTGCCGACTCTATTGCGACTGCTTTATGACTGGAAAAACTCTATGTCTGTGCACCCGTTATAG
- a CDS encoding hypothetical protein (KEGG: acp:A2cp1_2481 efflux transporter, RND family, MFP subunit), translating into MRSIIITGSLWLTLLVALASCSSSEQTNSTTTQDQISPCTPVTVQSIERGGISNSLTLFGTTLYLRRNAVTAPVAAFIAKVYISLGQRVKAGQPLYQLETKERRALGNLSVGGDSALLGRIIVKASSGGLISTFDKQQTGDYVLEGTQLCTIAEDNALAVQVNVPYEYQALAKPGRRCRVRLPDGRALTAIFQTPLTTVNALAQTQSVLARMTSSVPLPENLTVQVDVTSQANAQAQLLPKAAILSDEMLQHFWVMRLINDSIAVKVPVQLGEKTTTTVEVKSPIFGTGDRIITEGNYGLPDTARVQINAKQL; encoded by the coding sequence ATGCGTTCAATTATTATAACTGGTAGCCTCTGGCTTACCCTGCTCGTGGCGCTGGCTTCCTGTAGCTCCTCCGAACAGACTAATTCCACGACAACTCAGGATCAGATTTCTCCCTGCACGCCGGTGACGGTACAATCAATAGAGCGGGGCGGTATCAGCAACAGTCTGACCCTGTTTGGTACTACCCTCTACCTGCGCCGGAACGCCGTAACGGCACCCGTAGCCGCCTTTATAGCCAAGGTCTATATCAGTTTAGGGCAGCGGGTGAAAGCGGGTCAACCGCTCTATCAGCTCGAAACCAAAGAGCGTCGGGCCTTGGGTAATTTATCCGTTGGGGGCGACTCAGCACTATTAGGGCGAATCATCGTCAAGGCGTCCTCGGGTGGTCTGATCAGTACTTTCGATAAGCAACAGACCGGCGATTATGTCCTGGAAGGTACTCAGCTTTGTACTATTGCCGAGGATAATGCGCTAGCTGTTCAGGTCAACGTTCCCTATGAGTACCAGGCATTGGCCAAACCAGGACGTAGATGCCGGGTTCGACTGCCCGATGGGCGCGCTCTGACCGCTATCTTCCAGACGCCTTTGACGACAGTCAATGCACTGGCCCAGACCCAGAGCGTGCTGGCCCGTATGACAAGTTCGGTACCCTTGCCCGAAAACCTCACCGTGCAGGTCGATGTGACGAGCCAGGCCAATGCGCAGGCTCAACTGTTGCCTAAAGCCGCCATACTCAGTGATGAAATGCTCCAGCATTTTTGGGTCATGAGACTAATTAACGACAGTATCGCCGTTAAAGTCCCCGTGCAGTTGGGCGAAAAGACCACGACGACTGTCGAAGTGAAAAGCCCAATTTTTGGGACTGGCGATCGGATCATCACAGAAGGCAATTATGGCCTGCCTGATACGGCCCGGGTGCAGATAAACGCTAAGCAGCTATGA